ATGATATATCCTGCCACCATACACACCTCTGGCTAATCATATGAAAAAAGAAGCATGATAGAACCGAAATAAAAAACAATCGACACAAAGCTATGATAGCCAAGCATCGCTTGTATGTTACGTCATTATGCGCGTTCGATGTAAGCACCCGTTCTCGTATCAATGCGGAGAACATCGCCCTGGTTGATGAAGAGCGGCACTTTAACGATGTAGCCGGTTTCGAGCGTAGCAAGTTTCGTTGCGCCCGTAGCCGTATCACCACGTACACCCGGGTCACATTCAGTAACTTCGAGTTCAACCGTGTTCGGAAGATCTACGCCGATGATTCTGTCATTGAACGTCAAAAGGTTGATGTCCATGTTTTCTTTGAGATATTTTTTCGCATCAGCAAGCTGAGCTTCTGTCAATTCAGTCTGTTCGTACGTTTCGTTATCCATGAATACGTACATGCCATCGCTTTCATAGAGATACTGCATTCTGCGGTTCTCGATGTGTGCTCTTGCC
The window above is part of the Selenomonadales bacterium genome. Proteins encoded here:
- the efp gene encoding elongation factor P; this translates as MISTSDFRTGLTIEIDNGVWQIVDFQHVKPGKGAAFVRTKMKNVQTGAVIERTFNPNEKMARAHIENRRMQYLYESDGMYVFMDNETYEQTELTEAQLADAKKYLKENMDINLLTFNDRIIGVDLPNTVELEVTECDPGVRGDTATGATKLATLETGYIVKVPLFINQGDVLRIDTRTGAYIERA